The following are encoded together in the Equus quagga isolate Etosha38 chromosome 15, UCLA_HA_Equagga_1.0, whole genome shotgun sequence genome:
- the MTMR3 gene encoding myotubularin-related protein 3 isoform X11: protein MWAVLRMPSLPFLITDFTSSSRSHLLMCQFSTFEQCQEWLKRLNNAIRPPAKIEDLFSFAYHAWCMEVYASEKEQHGDLCRPGEHVTSRFKNEVERMGFDMNNAWRISNINEKYKLCGSYPQELIVPAWITDKELESVASFRSWKRIPAVVYRHQSNGAVIARCGQPEVSWWGWRNADDEHLVQSVAKACASDSRSGGSKLSTRNSPRDFPNPGDLSDVDFDSSLSNTSGAESLAIQPQKLLILDARSYAAAVANRAKGGGCECPEYYPNCEVVFMGMANIHSIRRSFQSLRLLCTQMPDPGNWLSALESTKWLHHLSVLLKSALLVVHAVDRDQRPVLAHCSDGWDRTPQIVALAKLLLDPYYRTIEGFQVLVEMEWLDFGHKFADRCGHGENSDDLNERCPVFLQWLDCVHQLQRQFPCSFEFNEAFLVKLVQHTYSCLFGTFLCNNAKERGEKHTQERTCSVWSLLRAGNKAFKNLLYSSQSEAVLYPVCHVRNLMLWSAVYLPCPSPSTPVDDSCAPYPAPGTSPDDPPLSRLPKTRSFDNLTTACDNTVPLASRRSSDPSLNEKWQEHRRSLELSSLAGPGEEPLDPDSLGKPTKVLGGAELSVAAGVAEGQMENILQEATKEESGVEEPAHRGSIEMQVKEEVLLEKENRGKIPEGSAIVLHQIPELDAAALRSHPVLPSSLQEPLRGEDAQEVPVEQPHTGAVAEDREEAVLPIPVDAQAGYGTSQSSSLLPSQVPFEARGSNADSSMDMLMEDKVKSESELQGHLRPCLVNSGRFSGKDMLPQALEPRPLERSLTERPQVGSLVHRTSPDSIHSPVHSPCALPLAECKEGLVCNGAPETENKASEQQPLGLSTLQKYPTPNGHCANGEAGRSKDSLSRQLSVTSCSSAHLHSRNLHKWLHSHSGRPSATGSPDQPSRSHLDDDGMPVYTDTIQQRLRQIESGHQQEVETLKKQVQELRSRLESQYLTSSLHFNGDFGDEVTSIPDSESNLDQNCLSRCSTEIFSEASWEQVDKQDTEMTRWLPDHLAAHCYACDSTFWLASRKHHCRDTDRVDQTWNCGNVFCSSCCNQKVPVPSQQLFEPSRVCKSCYSSLHPTSSSIDLELDKPIAATSN from the exons GTGTCAGTTCTCAACCTTTGAGCAGTGTCAAGAGTGGCTTAAGAGACTGAACAATGCAATTCGGCCACCTGCTAAAATAGAAGATCTCTTCTCATTTGCTTACCACGCTTGGTGCATGGAGGTCTACGCCAGTGAAAAAGAGCAACATGGAGACCTGTGCAGACCAG GGGAGCACGTAACGTCAAGGTTTAAAAACGAAGTGGAGCGGATGGGTTTTGATATGAACAATGCCTGGAGGATTTCCAACATCAATGAGAAGTACAA GCTATGTGGTAGCTATCCACAGGAGCTCATAGTGCCTGCCTGGATCACTGACAAAGAACTAGAAAGTGTAGCAAGCTTCAGATCCTGGAAGCGCATCCCTGCTGTCGTCTACAG GCACCAGAGCAATGGAGCTGTCATCGCCCGCTGTGGACAGCCAGAGGTCAGCTGGTGGGGCTGGCGAAATGCCGATGATGAGCATCTGGTGCAGTCAGTAGCCAAAGCTTGTGCCTCTGACTCCCGATCAGGTGGCAGCAAGCTATCAACTAGGAACAGTCCTCGAGACTTCCCCAATCCAGGAGACCTTTCTGACGTGGACTTTG ATTCTTCTCTGTCAAATACTTCAGGAGCAGAGAGTTTGGCCATCCAACCACAGAAGCTTTTGATCTTGGATGCACGCTCCTATGCAGCAGCTGTGGCAAACCGAGCCAAAGGAGGAGGGTGTGAATGCCCAG AGTATTACCCAAACTGTGAAGTTGTATTTATGGGGATGGCAAATATTCATTCAATTCGGAGGAGTTTTCAGTCCCTGCGGTTGCTCTGCACACAGATGCCAGATCCGGGAAA TTGGCTCTCAGCTCTTGAAAGCACAAAATGGCTCCATCACCTGTCTGTGCTTCTGAAGTCGGCACTTCTGGTAGTGCACGCCGTGGATCGTGATCAGCGACCAGTGCTAGCACACTGCTCAGATGGCTGGGACCGAACCCCCCAGATTGTGGCATTAGCTAAGCTCTTACTGGACCCTTATTACCGAACCATAGAG GGTTTCCAGGTTCTCGTGGAGATGGAGTGGCTGGATTTTGGCCACAAGTTTGCTGACCGGTGTGGTCATGGGGAGAACTCGGATGATCTGAACGAGCGTTGCCCAGTGTTTCTGCAGTGGCTTGACTGTGTTCATCAGCTTCAGAGGCAATTTCCTTGCTCTTTTGAGTTCAATGAAGCATTCCTT GTGAAACTGGTGCAACATACCTATTCCTGCCTCTTTGGAACATTCCTGTGCAACAAcgccaaggagagaggggaaaagcaTACTCAGGAACGAACATGTTCCGTGTGGTCGCTCCTTCGGGCCGGCAACAAGGCTTTCAAAAACCTACTGTATTCCTCTCAGTCAGAAGCC GTGCTGTACCCTGTGTGCCACGTGCGCAATCTAATGCTGTGGAGTGCAGTGTATCTGCCCTGCCCTTCCCCGTCCACCCCTGTGGACGACAGCTGTGCACCATACCCAGCACCTGGCACCAGCCCTGATGATCCACCCCTGAGCCG GCTACCAAAGACTAGATCATTTGACAATCTGACCACAGCCTGCGACAACACAGTGCCTCTAGCCAGCCGGCGCAGCAGTGACCCAAGCCTTAACGAGAAGTGGCAGGAGCACCGGCGCTCACTAGAACTGAGCAGCCTGGCTGGTCCTGGAGAGGAACCTCTTGATCCTGACAGCCTGGGGAAGCCAACCAAAGTGCTGGGTGGCGCCGAGCTGTCTGTTGCAGCTGGAGTGGCCGAGGGGCAGATGGAGAACATTTTGCAagaggccaccaaagaggagagTGGGGTAGAGGAGCCTGCCCACAGGGGGAGCATTGAGATGCAGGTCAAAGAGGAGGTGCTCTTAGAAAAGGAGAACAGGGGGAAGATCCCTGAGGGCTCTGCCATTGTACTTCATCAAATCCCGGAACTGGATGCTGCTGCTCTGAGGAGTCATCCTGTTCTCCCCAGTTCTCTCCAGGAGCCTCTCAGGGGAGAGGATGCCCAAGAGGTCCCTGTAGAACAGCCTCACACAGGAGCTGTCGCAGAGGACAGGGAGGAAGCAGTTCTTCCAATCCCAGTAGATGCACAAGCTGGCTATGGTACCTCACAGTCAAGTTCTCTGCTGCCCTCCCAAGTCCCATTTGAGGCCAGAGGATCAAACGCAGACAGCTCCATGGACATGTTAATGGAAGATAAAGTGAAGTCAGAAAGTGAGCTCCAAGGCCATCTTAGACCTTGCCTGGTAAACAGTGGCAGGTTCAGTGGCAAGGACATGCTTCCTCAAGCCTTGGAGCCCAGGCCTTTGGAGAGGAGCCTGACTGAGAGGCCCCAAGTGGGATCTTTGGTGCATAGGACTTCCCCTGACAGCATCCACAGCCCAGTGCATTCTCCTTGTGCCTTGCCTTTAGCCGAATGTAAAGAGGGGCTCGTGTGCAATGGTGCCCCAGAGACTGAAAATAAGGCCTCAGAGCAGCAGCCCCTAGGGCTTAGCACCCTCCAGAAGTACCCCACCCCCAATGGGCACTGCGCCAATGGGGAGGCTGGTAGGAGCAAGGACTCACTGAGTCGCCAGCTGTCTGTCACAAGCTGCAGCTCTGCCCACTTACACTCAAGGAACTTGCACAAGTGGCTGCACAGCCACTCGGGGAGGCCGTCTGCAACTGGCAGCCCTGACCAGCCTTCTCGCAGCCACTTGGATGATGATGGCATGCCTGTGTACACGGACACTATCCAACAGCGCCTGCGTCAGATTGAGTCAGGTCATCAGCAGGAAGTGGAGACCTTGAAGAAACAAGTCCAGGAGCTAAGGAGTCGCCTGGAGAGCCAGTACCTGACCAGCTCCCTGCACTTCAATGGGGACTTTGGGGATGAAGTA ACTTCAATCCCTGACTCGGAAAGCAATCTGGATCAGAACTGTTTGTCTCGCTGCAGCACAGAGATTTTCTCTGAAGCCAGCTGGGAGCAGGTGGATAAACAGGACACAGAG ATGACCCGTTGGCTCCCTGACCACCTGGCGGCCCACTGCTATGCGTGCGACAGCACCTTCTGGCTTGCCAGCAGGAAGCACCACTGCAG GGACACTGACCGTGTTGATCAAACGTG GAATTGTGGGAACGTATTCTGCTCCAGTTGTTGTAACCAGAAGGTTCCAGTTCCAAGCCAGCAGCTCTTTGAACCTAGTCGAGTGTGCAAGTCTTGCTACAGCAGCCTGCATCCCACAAGCTCCAGCATTGATCTTGAACTGGATAAGCCCATTGCTGCCACTTCAAACTGA